The following coding sequences lie in one Flavobacteriales bacterium genomic window:
- the ruvX gene encoding Holliday junction resolvase RuvX — MPKVLAIDYGQKRVGIAVTDDLQIIASGLTTVHSKDVIAFLEDYLAKNNVECIVVGDPKDLKNNPAESARFIEPFVKHLSRKFPHIKIERVDERFTSKMAFQTMIDSGLKKKARQNKALVDEISATIILQSFLEQKNGFNL, encoded by the coding sequence ATGCCAAAAGTATTAGCCATAGATTACGGTCAGAAAAGAGTAGGGATTGCTGTTACCGATGATTTGCAGATTATCGCAAGTGGATTAACTACGGTTCATTCTAAAGATGTTATTGCTTTTTTGGAAGATTATTTGGCTAAGAACAATGTGGAATGTATTGTGGTGGGAGATCCAAAAGACTTAAAAAACAATCCTGCCGAATCGGCTCGTTTTATAGAACCGTTTGTAAAACACCTTTCTCGTAAGTTTCCTCACATTAAAATTGAGCGAGTAGATGAACGTTTTACTTCAAAAATGGCATTTCAAACCATGATTGATAGTGGTTTAAAGAAAAAAGCTCGTCAAAATAAAGCGTTGGTTGATGAGATTAGTGCTACCATTATTCTACAATCTTTTTTGGAACAAAAGAATGGATTTAATCTCTAA
- a CDS encoding DUF4442 domain-containing protein, which produces MNRHLLKIVLNLWPPFIGTGIWIKEITPDYSYIRVEMKLRPWNKNYVGSHFGGSLYAMTDPFYMLMLLHLLGKGYIVWDKSANIKFLKPGKETVYAEFHLPKKQIEEIKQITDNQHKYEPVFNVLIKNKKGEVIAEVEKELYIRKK; this is translated from the coding sequence ATGAACAGACACCTATTAAAAATTGTATTAAACCTTTGGCCACCTTTTATTGGTACAGGGATTTGGATTAAAGAAATTACTCCTGATTACAGCTATATTAGGGTTGAAATGAAGTTACGACCTTGGAACAAAAACTATGTGGGTAGTCATTTTGGAGGTTCGTTGTATGCCATGACCGACCCTTTTTATATGCTCATGTTGTTGCATTTATTGGGTAAGGGTTATATTGTTTGGGATAAATCGGCAAACATAAAATTTTTAAAACCTGGTAAAGAAACCGTTTATGCTGAATTTCATTTGCCAAAAAAACAAATTGAAGAAATAAAACAAATAACTGATAATCAGCATAAATACGAGCCTGTTTTTAATGTTTTAATTAAAAACAAAAAAGGTGAAGTTATCGCTGAAGTAGAGAAGGAACTTTATATCAGAAAGAAGTGA
- a CDS encoding ABC-F family ATP-binding cassette domain-containing protein, protein MISVDALAVEFNGETLFANVSFAINENDKIALMGKNGAGKSTMMKIIAGEQKPTSGNVRCPKEAVIAYLPQHLLTDDNCTVFEETAKAFCHIFAMRDEIDFLNKQLETRTDYESDEYMKIIEKVTELGEKFYAIEEINYDAEVEKALMGLGFKRADFIRPTSEFSGGWRMRIELAKILLQKPDLILLDEPTNHVDIESVIWLEDFLINKAKAVIVISHDKAFIDNVTNRTIEVTMGRIYDYKANYTQYLQLRADRRSHQIKAYNEQQKMIAENMAFIERFKGTYSKTNQVNSRERMLEKLQIIEIDEIDTSALKLRFPPSIRSGDYPVVATDLCKSYGDKVVFKNANMSIERGQKVCFVGRNGEGKSTMIKAIMGEIDFEGKCELGHNAKVGYFAQNQAALLDGDLTVFQTVDEVADGDIRTQIKNILGRFMFSGDDIDKKVSVLSGGERTRLAMVKLLLEPVNVLILDEPTNHLDLKSKDVLKEALLAFDGTLILVSHDRDFLQGLAQKVFEFKDQRVIEHFETIDDFLARNRMESLKEIQLKG, encoded by the coding sequence ATGATTTCTGTAGATGCTTTAGCTGTTGAATTTAATGGAGAAACCTTGTTTGCCAATGTTTCGTTTGCCATAAACGAGAACGACAAAATTGCCCTAATGGGAAAAAACGGTGCAGGTAAATCTACCATGATGAAAATTATTGCTGGCGAACAAAAGCCTACAAGTGGTAATGTTCGTTGTCCTAAAGAAGCTGTTATTGCGTATTTGCCACAACATTTGTTAACCGACGATAACTGTACCGTTTTTGAAGAAACAGCCAAAGCATTTTGCCATATTTTTGCTATGCGTGATGAAATTGATTTTTTAAACAAGCAGTTGGAAACACGTACCGATTACGAATCGGATGAGTACATGAAAATTATTGAAAAAGTAACGGAGCTGGGTGAGAAGTTTTACGCCATAGAAGAAATCAATTACGATGCTGAAGTAGAAAAAGCCTTGATGGGATTGGGTTTTAAACGTGCTGATTTTATACGGCCAACCAGCGAGTTTAGTGGTGGATGGCGTATGCGTATTGAATTAGCCAAAATACTGTTACAAAAACCCGACTTAATTTTACTCGATGAGCCTACCAACCACGTAGATATTGAGTCGGTAATTTGGTTGGAAGATTTTTTAATAAACAAAGCCAAAGCGGTTATTGTTATTTCGCACGATAAAGCCTTTATTGATAACGTAACCAACCGAACCATAGAAGTAACCATGGGGAGAATTTACGATTACAAAGCCAATTACACCCAATATTTGCAATTGCGTGCCGACCGACGTTCACACCAAATAAAAGCCTACAACGAACAACAGAAAATGATTGCCGAAAACATGGCATTTATTGAACGGTTTAAAGGAACCTATTCCAAAACCAACCAAGTTAACTCTCGTGAGCGAATGTTGGAAAAACTACAAATTATAGAAATTGACGAAATAGATACTTCAGCATTAAAATTGCGTTTTCCTCCGTCTATCCGTTCGGGCGATTACCCTGTGGTGGCTACCGATTTGTGTAAAAGTTATGGCGATAAGGTGGTGTTTAAAAACGCCAACATGAGCATAGAAAGAGGGCAGAAGGTTTGTTTTGTTGGGCGTAATGGCGAAGGTAAATCAACCATGATTAAAGCAATTATGGGCGAAATTGATTTTGAAGGAAAATGCGAATTGGGACACAATGCCAAAGTGGGTTATTTTGCTCAAAACCAAGCGGCTTTGTTAGATGGCGATTTAACCGTTTTTCAAACAGTTGACGAAGTGGCTGATGGCGATATCCGTACCCAAATTAAAAACATATTGGGGCGTTTTATGTTTAGTGGCGACGATATTGATAAAAAAGTGAGTGTGCTTTCGGGTGGTGAACGTACCCGTTTGGCAATGGTTAAACTACTGTTAGAACCAGTAAACGTGTTGATACTCGATGAGCCTACCAACCATTTGGATTTAAAATCGAAAGATGTGTTAAAAGAAGCCTTGTTGGCTTTTGATGGGACATTGATTTTGGTTTCTCATGATAGAGATTTTTTACAAGGCTTGGCTCAAAAAGTATTTGAGTTTAAAGACCAACGCGTAATTGAACACTTTGAAACCATCGACGACTTTTTGGCACGTAACCGTATGGAAAGCTTAAAAGAAATTCAGTTGAAGGGGTAG
- a CDS encoding helix-turn-helix transcriptional regulator, protein MSNSILENFGQQLKKLRVEKNLTQEQFARKCGLHKNYIGMIERGERNPSLVNIEVIARGLEISISDLMKF, encoded by the coding sequence ATGAGCAATTCCATATTAGAAAATTTCGGACAACAATTAAAAAAGTTAAGGGTTGAAAAAAACTTAACTCAGGAGCAGTTTGCCAGAAAGTGTGGTTTACATAAAAATTACATTGGAATGATAGAAAGAGGAGAACGAAATCCTTCTTTAGTAAACATTGAAGTTATCGCAAGAGGATTAGAAATTTCTATATCAGATTTGATGAAGTTTTAA
- a CDS encoding type II restriction endonuclease yields MNKLCSLLKLKNEDLLFDKITQSFKEKITKWDYFVNWTKVFSNIKPIEKELNLLNFLIGKEDIETEAYNLIKQYPQVIKAFPTLIAIREKSIDILIDAKNFIYKNYSFSKGKLTDSECKELANFVVNSGIGAILKDKKVKNLVDYATGVEVGLDSNGRKNRGGTLMESLVEEFVSDTCQNLGIQYMTQATAKKIKEQWGLDVVVDKSSRQLDFAINKKGKLYFIECNFYGGGGSKLKSTATEYIEMNRYWNKQGIEFIWITDGAGWKSTLKPLREFFDKADYLLNLEMLKEDVLKTIIQ; encoded by the coding sequence ATGAACAAGCTTTGCAGTCTGCTTAAATTGAAAAACGAAGATTTGCTGTTTGATAAAATCACACAGAGCTTTAAAGAGAAAATCACTAAATGGGATTACTTCGTTAATTGGACTAAAGTATTCAGCAATATTAAACCAATTGAAAAAGAATTAAATCTTTTAAACTTCTTGATTGGGAAAGAGGATATTGAAACGGAAGCATACAATCTTATAAAACAATACCCTCAAGTAATTAAAGCCTTTCCTACTCTCATAGCTATTAGAGAAAAATCAATTGATATTTTGATTGATGCCAAAAATTTTATTTACAAAAACTACTCTTTTAGTAAAGGTAAACTGACCGATAGTGAGTGTAAAGAATTGGCAAATTTTGTAGTTAATTCGGGCATAGGTGCGATTTTGAAAGACAAAAAAGTAAAAAACTTAGTTGATTACGCAACAGGAGTTGAAGTTGGTTTAGATAGCAATGGTAGAAAAAACAGAGGCGGAACGCTAATGGAAAGTTTAGTTGAGGAATTTGTTTCTGATACTTGCCAAAACCTAGGAATTCAATATATGACACAGGCAACTGCAAAAAAAATAAAAGAACAATGGGGCTTAGATGTAGTAGTTGACAAATCTTCTCGTCAATTGGATTTTGCGATTAATAAAAAAGGGAAATTGTATTTTATAGAATGTAATTTTTATGGAGGTGGAGGCTCTAAATTAAAATCGACCGCAACCGAATACATAGAAATGAATCGTTATTGGAACAAACAAGGAATTGAATTTATTTGGATTACTGATGGTGCTGGTTGGAAATCTACCTTAAAACCATTGAGAGAGTTTTTTGATAAAGCAGATTATTTATTGAATTTGGAAATGTTGAAGGAGGATGTTCTAAAAACTATTATCCAATGA
- a CDS encoding site-specific DNA-methyltransferase — MIKPYFKSDDKNFYLLKGDTMELLPQFEHKFDMVFADPPYFLSNNGLSIQSGKIVSVNKGNWDKSRGFEQVNNFNRKWLSLVREKMKDDATIWISGTMHNIFSVGQILTELGFKILNVVTWEKNNPPPNFSCRFFTHSTEQIIWARKHEKVPHYFNYELMKQLNGDKQMKDVWKLPAIAPWEKSCGKHPTQKPLAVLTRLILASTKPNAWILDPFTGSSTTGIAANLANRRFLGIDQEEEFLNISKNRKLEIENYLVSTTYRKKINGFNNKKELELFLLAEPNVEYGTELILK; from the coding sequence ATGATTAAACCCTATTTCAAATCTGACGACAAGAACTTTTATCTCTTAAAAGGAGATACAATGGAGTTGTTGCCGCAATTTGAGCACAAGTTTGATATGGTTTTTGCCGACCCTCCTTACTTTTTATCCAACAATGGCTTATCCATACAAAGTGGTAAAATCGTTTCTGTAAACAAAGGCAATTGGGATAAATCGAGAGGTTTTGAACAGGTAAATAATTTCAATAGAAAATGGCTTAGTTTGGTTCGTGAAAAAATGAAAGATGACGCTACCATCTGGATAAGCGGAACCATGCACAACATTTTTTCGGTAGGGCAAATCCTTACCGAATTAGGTTTTAAAATTTTAAATGTGGTTACTTGGGAGAAAAATAATCCACCACCCAATTTTTCGTGTCGTTTTTTCACACATTCTACCGAACAAATTATATGGGCTCGAAAACACGAAAAAGTGCCACATTATTTTAACTATGAATTAATGAAGCAATTGAACGGCGACAAACAAATGAAAGATGTTTGGAAATTACCCGCCATTGCCCCTTGGGAAAAATCGTGTGGTAAACACCCCACACAAAAGCCGTTGGCGGTGTTAACTCGTTTAATTTTAGCTTCCACCAAACCCAATGCTTGGATTTTAGACCCATTTACTGGAAGCAGCACCACAGGTATTGCTGCCAATTTAGCTAACCGTCGTTTTTTAGGAATTGACCAAGAGGAGGAATTTTTAAACATCAGCAAAAACAGAAAACTAGAAATAGAGAACTATCTAGTTTCTACTACTTATCGTAAAAAAATAAACGGATTTAACAACAAGAAAGAATTAGAGCTTTTCTTGTTAGCAGAGCCTAATGTTGAATATGGAACAGAATTAATTTTGAAATAA